Proteins encoded by one window of Campylobacter concisus:
- a CDS encoding acetolactate synthase large subunit, translating into MKQISGSQMISEALHEEGVEIVFGYPGGAALNIYDETYKQTYFKHVLVRHEQAAVHAADGYARVSGKVGVAFVTSGPGFTNAVTGLATAYSDSIPIVLISGQVPTFMIGTDAFQEIDAVGISRPCVKHNFLVNSVEELPRIIKEAFYIARSGRPGPVHIDIPKNITSRLGDFVYPKEISIPSYKPTYKGNQKQIKKAAVAINEAKRPLLYIGGGAVASGASDIIRKFMKKTGIPAVETLMALGVLDAKDELNLGMAGMHGSYASNMALSECDLLISLGARFCDRITGRTDEFAKHAKIIHIDIDPSSISKIINAHYPIVGDLTNVLTELYDEVNAKPENYAPWREILDRYSKLNPLGYTDSDKVLKPQWVIEETAKIAGADAIISTDVGQHQMWVAQFYPFNRARQLVTSGGLGTMGFGLPAAIGAKCAKPDNLVINFTGDGSILMNIQELMTAHEINMPVINIILNNNFLGMVRQWQTFFYEKRYSSTDLSLQPDFVKIAEGFGGIGFVCKSKDEFRKALKEAIDSKKSAMIDVRIDRFEDVLPMVPAGAAIYNMILKSKEEK; encoded by the coding sequence ATAAAACAGATTTCTGGTTCACAGATGATAAGCGAGGCCTTGCACGAAGAGGGCGTTGAGATAGTTTTTGGCTATCCTGGCGGTGCAGCTTTAAATATCTACGACGAAACATACAAACAGACTTATTTTAAACACGTTTTGGTTCGCCACGAGCAAGCAGCCGTTCATGCGGCCGATGGATACGCTAGGGTTAGTGGTAAAGTTGGCGTTGCTTTTGTGACAAGTGGCCCTGGCTTTACAAATGCAGTCACTGGCCTTGCAACAGCTTATAGCGACAGCATACCGATCGTGCTTATAAGCGGTCAAGTACCAACATTTATGATCGGTACAGATGCTTTTCAAGAGATCGATGCGGTCGGCATTTCACGCCCCTGTGTTAAGCATAATTTTTTAGTTAATAGCGTTGAAGAGCTACCTCGTATCATAAAAGAGGCGTTTTACATCGCAAGATCAGGCCGCCCAGGACCAGTTCATATCGATATCCCAAAAAATATCACATCAAGACTTGGAGATTTTGTCTATCCAAAAGAAATTTCTATCCCAAGCTATAAGCCAACTTATAAAGGCAACCAAAAGCAGATAAAAAAAGCAGCAGTTGCGATAAATGAAGCTAAAAGACCGCTTTTATACATTGGTGGTGGCGCGGTTGCATCTGGAGCTAGTGATATTATCCGTAAATTTATGAAAAAAACTGGCATTCCAGCAGTCGAAACGCTTATGGCTCTTGGCGTGCTTGACGCAAAAGATGAGCTAAATTTAGGCATGGCAGGCATGCATGGTAGCTACGCTTCAAATATGGCACTTAGTGAGTGCGACCTTCTCATCTCGCTTGGAGCTAGATTTTGTGACAGGATCACTGGCAGGACGGACGAGTTTGCCAAACATGCAAAGATTATCCACATCGATATCGATCCAAGCTCTATATCAAAGATCATAAATGCTCACTATCCGATAGTTGGTGATCTTACAAACGTGCTAACCGAGCTTTATGACGAAGTCAATGCAAAGCCTGAAAACTACGCACCTTGGAGAGAAATTTTAGATAGATATTCTAAACTAAATCCACTTGGCTACACAGATAGCGACAAGGTCCTAAAACCGCAATGGGTCATCGAAGAGACCGCGAAGATAGCAGGAGCTGATGCGATAATCTCAACAGACGTCGGGCAGCACCAAATGTGGGTGGCGCAGTTTTATCCGTTTAACCGAGCAAGACAGCTTGTCACAAGTGGTGGACTTGGCACAATGGGATTTGGCCTCCCTGCAGCGATAGGCGCAAAATGCGCAAAACCAGACAATCTTGTTATAAATTTTACAGGCGATGGCTCAATACTTATGAATATCCAAGAATTAATGACTGCTCATGAGATAAATATGCCTGTTATAAACATCATTTTAAACAACAACTTCTTAGGCATGGTTCGTCAGTGGCAGACATTTTTTTATGAAAAACGCTACTCATCGACTGATCTTAGCTTGCAGCCTGATTTTGTAAAGATCGCTGAAGGATTTGGCGGTATTGGCTTTGTTTGCAAGAGCAAGGACGAGTTTAGAAAGGCTTTAAAAGAAGCGATCGATAGTAAGAAATCAGCGATGATCGACGTTAGGATCGACCGCTTTGAGGATGTACTTCCTATGGTTCCAGCTGGAGCTGCGATTTATAATATGATATTAAAGAGCAAGGAAGAAAAATGA
- the mnmH gene encoding tRNA 2-selenouridine(34) synthase MnmH — protein sequence MPLFELDAEQWLEKRSSFEILIDARSPHEFSYSHIKDAINLYALNDAEHKEVGTIYKSDRSLAKNLGAKYVCKNLQNIIDEVYKRAKVGSAIGIYCAKGGLRSNSVGYVLSMIGYRVFRLSGGYKAYRNYVLEFLNRPLSTKFITLFGNTGCYKSKLIRALSPSIDLEAMANHLGSVFGAINGAQPSQKSFEDALFEKLITLKDKICFIEGESRRIGSLSLPKSLYEAMRSGINVEVSASLEKRISCIVDDYKSVDKAFFDECMKKISPFIDKKARDEAVAKFNENDIAKVTEILLTKYYDKVYKKNENINVFINSDDFDEAVKKLNDIKNEAKF from the coding sequence GTGCCGTTATTTGAGCTTGATGCAGAGCAGTGGCTAGAGAAAAGAAGCTCTTTTGAAATTTTAATAGACGCAAGATCGCCACATGAATTTTCATATTCACACATAAAAGATGCCATAAATTTATACGCTTTAAATGACGCGGAACATAAAGAGGTAGGTACGATCTATAAAAGCGATAGATCCCTGGCAAAGAACCTTGGTGCAAAGTATGTCTGCAAAAATTTACAAAATATCATTGATGAGGTTTATAAAAGAGCCAAGGTTGGTTCAGCTATTGGCATCTACTGCGCTAAAGGTGGGCTTAGATCAAATTCTGTTGGCTATGTGCTAAGCATGATAGGATATAGAGTTTTTAGACTTAGTGGTGGCTATAAAGCTTATAGAAATTACGTTTTAGAATTTCTAAATCGACCTTTGAGCACGAAATTTATCACTCTTTTTGGCAATACTGGCTGCTATAAAAGTAAGCTCATAAGGGCTCTAAGTCCGTCAATAGACCTTGAAGCTATGGCAAATCATTTAGGATCTGTCTTTGGGGCGATAAATGGCGCGCAGCCAAGCCAAAAAAGCTTTGAAGATGCGTTATTTGAAAAGCTCATAACGCTAAAAGATAAAATTTGCTTTATTGAGGGCGAAAGCAGAAGAATAGGCTCATTAAGCTTGCCAAAAAGTCTTTATGAGGCGATGCGTAGTGGCATAAATGTCGAAGTAAGTGCAAGTTTAGAAAAAAGAATTTCTTGTATAGTAGATGACTATAAAAGTGTGGATAAAGCTTTTTTTGACGAATGTATGAAAAAAATTTCACCATTTATCGATAAAAAAGCTAGAGATGAAGCTGTGGCTAAATTTAATGAAAATGACATTGCTAAAGTAACTGAAATTTTACTCACAAAATACTACGATAAAGTCTATAAGAAAAATGAAAATATTAATGTTTTTATAAATTCTGATGACTTTGACGAAGCCGTTAAAAAGCTAAATGATATAAAAAATGAAGCAAAATTTTAG
- a CDS encoding HIT family protein translates to MQHLCAPWRSEYFSAKKDSCVFCDVINSDDDDKNGVLFRAKHCFGIMNLYPYSPGHFMIIPNQHTDKIEELDEQTWFEMSKFVRLGVEILKKELYANGVNIGMNLGKAAGAGIAEHVHYHLVPRWSGDTNFITTISDVRVNGTPFHPLFEKLKKAFSAVI, encoded by the coding sequence ATGCAGCACCTTTGTGCCCCTTGGAGAAGCGAATACTTTAGCGCTAAAAAAGATAGCTGTGTTTTTTGTGATGTTATAAACTCAGATGATGATGATAAAAATGGCGTACTTTTTCGAGCTAAACATTGTTTTGGGATTATGAATTTATATCCGTATTCTCCAGGTCATTTTATGATAATACCAAATCAGCATACCGATAAGATCGAAGAGCTTGATGAACAGACTTGGTTTGAGATGAGTAAATTTGTAAGGCTTGGAGTTGAAATTTTAAAAAAAGAGCTTTATGCTAATGGCGTAAATATAGGTATGAATTTAGGCAAGGCAGCGGGAGCTGGCATAGCTGAGCACGTGCATTATCATCTTGTGCCAAGGTGGAGCGGGGATACAAATTTTATAACCACCATCTCTGATGTGAGAGTAAACGGCACGCCATTTCATCCACTTTTTGAGAAACTAAAAAAGGCATTTAGTGCCGTTATTTGA
- a CDS encoding YkgJ family cysteine cluster protein has product MRVQGFNYEFDASFCESCGGKCCTGESGYIWINEEEISKFCTAFHMSKDEFEKQFLIRVGLRCSIKEKPYEDGFACVFFDEKNKNCSVYELRPQQCRTFPFWNYFKKNLKELKAECIGVKF; this is encoded by the coding sequence GTGAGGGTGCAAGGCTTTAACTATGAGTTTGATGCGAGCTTTTGCGAGAGCTGTGGCGGTAAGTGTTGCACGGGAGAGAGTGGCTACATCTGGATAAATGAAGAAGAAATTTCAAAATTTTGCACCGCATTTCATATGAGTAAAGATGAGTTTGAAAAGCAGTTTTTAATAAGAGTTGGGCTAAGGTGTAGCATAAAAGAAAAGCCTTATGAAGATGGCTTTGCTTGTGTATTTTTTGATGAAAAAAATAAAAACTGTTCAGTTTATGAGCTAAGGCCACAGCAATGTAGGACTTTTCCATTTTGGAATTATTTTAAAAAAAATTTAAAGGAGCTAAAAGCAGAATGTATTGGCGTAAAATTTTAG
- the trpC gene encoding indole-3-glycerol phosphate synthase TrpC produces MILDEIIKKTKYDLEKRKADFPEEWLGRSLAYNPYVPRDVLNALRASQNEPIKIIAEIKKASPSKGVIREDFEPIKIAQEYEPYANAFSILTEPHWFKGNIEYITQVRRYASRPILRKDFIIDKYQILEALVYGADFILLIAKALTQNELKELLDYAHHLGLEVLVETHDASDVKKAIFAGANIIGINHRNLDDFTMDMSLCEKLIPLLPNGKIIVAESGLYEHEQLRELSKIGVDAFLIGEHFMRQDDIKNAVKKIKEGE; encoded by the coding sequence ATGATACTTGATGAGATAATAAAAAAAACCAAATATGATCTTGAAAAAAGAAAAGCAGACTTCCCTGAGGAGTGGCTTGGTCGCTCTCTAGCGTACAATCCATACGTACCAAGAGATGTTTTAAATGCGCTTAGAGCAAGTCAAAATGAGCCGATAAAAATCATAGCTGAGATTAAAAAAGCAAGCCCAAGTAAGGGTGTAATAAGAGAAGACTTTGAACCTATAAAAATCGCTCAGGAATACGAGCCATACGCAAATGCCTTTAGTATCTTGACTGAACCACATTGGTTTAAAGGCAACATCGAGTATATCACGCAAGTTCGCCGCTACGCCTCAAGGCCGATCCTTAGAAAAGACTTTATTATTGATAAGTATCAAATTCTTGAAGCTCTTGTTTATGGGGCAGACTTTATCTTGCTCATCGCAAAAGCATTAACTCAAAACGAGCTAAAAGAGCTTTTAGACTACGCTCATCATTTAGGTCTTGAAGTTTTGGTTGAAACTCACGATGCGAGTGATGTGAAAAAAGCTATCTTTGCAGGAGCAAATATAATAGGTATAAATCACCGAAATTTAGATGATTTTACGATGGATATGAGCCTTTGTGAGAAGCTCATACCACTTTTGCCAAATGGCAAGATAATAGTCGCTGAAAGCGGTCTTTACGAGCATGAACAGCTTAGAGAGCTAAGTAAAATAGGCGTAGATGCTTTCTTGATAGGAGAGCATTTTATGAGACAAGATGATATAAAAAATGCCGTCAAAAAGATAAAGGAGGGTGAGTAA
- a CDS encoding tRNA1(Val) (adenine(37)-N6)-methyltransferase: MILAQLKSGYRYNSDTLVLYDFIRSSLKNFSGRILDVGAGCGILGLLLKRDFKNSSLSLLDILQINGEISKFNASKNGLEAEIINVNFANFKDSKKFDLIVSNPPFYHEGAKQSEDEHIKASRYTSSLGLKDFIRGVSINLKPHKRAFFCYAPDDLSQIVMCLKEFKLNLVSLKFIHTKADKPANLALFEVRNNSNSKLKILPPLVMSENGSHTKEAIEIFKKADTKSVDYQELA; the protein is encoded by the coding sequence ATGATCTTGGCTCAGCTAAAAAGTGGCTATCGCTACAACAGCGATACGCTGGTGCTTTATGATTTTATAAGATCAAGTTTGAAAAATTTTTCAGGTAGAATTTTAGACGTTGGCGCAGGGTGCGGGATACTTGGGCTTTTACTTAAACGCGACTTTAAAAATTCCAGTCTAAGCTTGCTTGATATCTTACAGATAAATGGTGAAATTTCTAAATTTAATGCCAGTAAGAATGGCTTGGAGGCAGAAATTATAAATGTTAATTTCGCAAATTTTAAAGATAGTAAGAAATTTGACCTCATCGTATCAAATCCGCCATTTTATCACGAGGGTGCAAAGCAGAGCGAAGATGAGCATATAAAAGCTAGTAGATACACAAGTTCTTTGGGTCTAAAAGACTTTATAAGAGGCGTAAGCATAAATTTAAAACCTCACAAAAGAGCATTTTTTTGCTATGCACCTGATGATCTTAGCCAGATCGTAATGTGTCTAAAAGAGTTTAAGCTAAATTTAGTAAGCCTAAAATTTATTCATACAAAGGCTGATAAGCCAGCAAATTTGGCCTTGTTTGAGGTAAGAAATAATTCAAACTCAAAGCTAAAAATTTTGCCACCTTTGGTGATGAGTGAAAATGGCTCGCATACAAAAGAGGCGATTGAAATTTTTAAAAAAGCTGATACAAAGAGCGTTGATTATCAGGAGCTAGCGTGA
- a CDS encoding acetate kinase produces the protein MRILVLNSGSSSIKFQLFAMDTKTSLASGLVEQIGSSSSRAVLKANGETYEIKRFIKDHHDGLEAMNELFVTSHTLHDLSELDGIGHRIVHGGESFFSSMIVDESVIKKIEEISPLAPLHNPGHLAGIKNAMKESKNVPHVVVFDTVFHQSMPEYAYRYALPYDVCKTHHIRKYGFHGTSHRYVCKQAAKMLGIEFDKFNAISLHLGNGASACAVQNGKSIDTSMGLSPLEGLIMGTRSGDMDPAVVIYLLNIGVLKWNEIDNFLNKKSGLFGICDSSDMREVVAKMQNDERAKLAFEMFCYRVKKYIGSYYAILGRVDALIFTGGIGENAPNTRQKICDELKHLGIHINHDLNFQDMQGERCIDGDDAKIKTLIIPTNEELEIAIETARVIKENKAK, from the coding sequence ATGAGAATTTTGGTTTTAAACTCGGGTAGTAGCTCAATAAAATTTCAACTTTTTGCAATGGATACCAAAACCAGTCTAGCAAGCGGTCTAGTTGAGCAAATCGGTAGCTCCAGCTCAAGAGCAGTACTAAAAGCAAATGGCGAAACCTATGAGATAAAACGCTTCATAAAAGACCACCATGACGGGCTTGAGGCGATGAACGAGCTCTTTGTCACATCACACACCTTGCACGATCTAAGCGAACTTGATGGTATCGGACATAGGATAGTTCACGGGGGCGAGAGCTTTTTTAGCTCAATGATCGTTGATGAAAGCGTCATCAAAAAGATCGAGGAGATAAGCCCACTTGCCCCTCTTCACAATCCAGGGCACCTTGCTGGCATCAAAAACGCAATGAAAGAGAGCAAAAACGTGCCTCACGTGGTCGTTTTTGACACAGTATTTCATCAAAGCATGCCAGAGTACGCCTACCGCTACGCCCTACCATACGACGTTTGCAAGACTCATCACATCAGAAAATACGGCTTTCATGGCACATCACATAGATACGTCTGCAAACAAGCGGCCAAAATGCTTGGCATAGAGTTTGACAAATTTAACGCTATCTCGCTTCATCTAGGAAATGGCGCCTCAGCCTGTGCGGTACAAAATGGCAAAAGTATCGATACCTCGATGGGGCTTAGCCCGCTTGAAGGGCTCATAATGGGCACAAGAAGCGGCGATATGGACCCAGCTGTGGTCATTTACTTGCTAAATATCGGCGTTTTAAAATGGAACGAGATAGATAACTTTTTAAACAAAAAAAGCGGACTTTTTGGAATTTGTGACTCAAGCGACATGAGAGAGGTTGTGGCCAAAATGCAAAACGACGAGCGAGCAAAGCTTGCTTTTGAAATGTTTTGCTACCGAGTAAAAAAATATATTGGCTCATATTACGCCATTTTAGGACGCGTTGATGCACTTATATTTACTGGCGGTATTGGCGAGAATGCACCAAACACAAGGCAAAAAATTTGTGATGAACTAAAGCATCTTGGTATTCACATAAATCACGATCTAAATTTCCAAGACATGCAAGGCGAGAGATGCATAGACGGGGATGACGCTAAGATAAAAACGCTCATCATCCCAACAAACGAAGAGCTAGAAATCGCGATAGAAACGGCTAGAGTAATAAAAGAGAACAAAGCCAAATAA
- a CDS encoding tetratricopeptide repeat protein gives MSVFFNSQLLLADDNKSINLRLMQALLFQDSGDVNASIQAYSNIFKDTNQKAYLKEAIKLAFATKNENLDSLMSDGEKSLKDDSDFIRIKVANLVNLSKLNEAKELMQELATKEPNAQNLLMLGTICMMQNETTTALKYFEEAYSLKQEEENLLRIVDILINRMDKIKDATKYLEKFRDEQGCTLKTCELLAEIYSQQRNFPKVIELFEELYELNHDTSYIDKIVQFFIYDKNYKAAIEILKKYSYNDIALMDLYAATSNFGDAYILAVKIYNDSRDLNFLAKAAIYEYEMNKDNLNEQKMAEILDKFEASVPKLENDMFFNYYGYLLIDHDIDPRKGIELVQKALVISPDSPYYEDSLAWGYFKLGECKKAKSIMQHAMKDVDFRTSKEAKEHLHLIERCIINLNKRLKK, from the coding sequence ATGAGCGTATTTTTTAACTCGCAGCTACTTTTGGCTGACGATAATAAAAGTATAAATTTACGTCTAATGCAGGCTTTATTGTTTCAAGATAGCGGAGATGTGAATGCTAGCATTCAAGCTTACTCAAACATTTTTAAAGATACAAATCAAAAAGCTTATTTAAAAGAGGCGATCAAACTCGCCTTTGCTACAAAAAATGAAAATTTAGATAGCCTCATGAGTGATGGCGAGAAGAGCTTAAAAGATGATAGCGATTTTATCAGGATTAAGGTTGCAAATTTGGTCAATCTCTCTAAGCTAAACGAGGCAAAAGAGCTTATGCAAGAGCTTGCCACAAAAGAGCCAAACGCTCAAAATTTACTCATGCTTGGCACTATTTGTATGATGCAAAATGAAACAACGACTGCACTAAAATACTTTGAAGAGGCATACTCACTAAAGCAAGAAGAAGAAAACTTGCTCCGCATCGTTGATATTTTGATAAATCGCATGGATAAGATAAAAGACGCTACAAAATATCTTGAAAAATTTAGAGATGAACAAGGCTGCACGCTAAAGACTTGCGAGCTTTTGGCTGAAATTTACTCCCAGCAAAGAAATTTCCCAAAGGTGATCGAACTCTTTGAAGAGCTTTATGAACTAAATCACGATACTTCGTATATTGATAAGATCGTGCAGTTTTTTATCTATGATAAAAATTACAAAGCAGCAATTGAAATTTTAAAAAAATATAGCTACAACGATATAGCGCTTATGGATCTTTATGCGGCGACTAGTAATTTTGGTGACGCATACATACTTGCTGTTAAAATTTATAACGATAGCAGGGATTTAAATTTTTTGGCAAAAGCCGCTATTTACGAATACGAGATGAATAAAGATAACTTGAACGAACAAAAAATGGCTGAAATTTTAGATAAATTTGAAGCTAGTGTGCCAAAGCTAGAAAATGATATGTTTTTTAACTATTATGGCTACTTGCTGATAGATCATGATATTGACCCTAGAAAGGGTATAGAGCTTGTGCAAAAGGCACTTGTCATCTCGCCAGACTCGCCTTACTACGAGGACTCGCTAGCGTGGGGTTATTTTAAGCTCGGTGAGTGCAAAAAAGCAAAAAGTATAATGCAACATGCAATGAAAGATGTTGATTTTAGGACTTCAAAAGAGGCAAAAGAGCATTTGCACCTAATAGAGCGCTGTATAATAAATCTAAATAAAAGGCTTAAAAAATGA
- the pta gene encoding phosphate acetyltransferase codes for MKSCYVFTDKNLAHLQEIIATKFKKVEIFKIIPDENDKNNLINSNEKEFFLKFIDKFEELKAKSDFVIVLGCEGFSVFGKSELNLKLARNLNAPVFDENASELRVLNLNSKLLITDNFDEILSYKADIITPFKFQSLLLKRAKAANKTVVLPESDDERILKAAHIILEKDAANIILLGLEDEISKKAAALGLNLSKAKVLNPAQNELTDEFAKKIYELRKHKGVDEAKANMLARDKIYFATMLIHEGIADALVSGATMSTADTIRPALQIIKTKPNVSVVSGAFFMALEEEILLFADCAVTPNPSTDELASITLSSAQTASAFGLSPKIAMLSYSTAESGSGPDVEFVKEAAKKASDLDANLKIAAPIQFDAAVDLSVASKKMPNSEVAGHANVFIFPNLNCGNICYKAVQRSANALAVGPILQGLKKPVNDLSRGCLVEDVVNTILISAIQAGE; via the coding sequence ATGAAAAGTTGTTACGTTTTTACAGACAAAAATTTAGCACATCTGCAAGAAATTATAGCTACAAAATTCAAAAAAGTTGAGATTTTTAAGATAATCCCAGATGAAAACGATAAAAATAACTTAATAAATTCAAATGAAAAAGAATTTTTTCTAAAATTTATAGATAAATTTGAAGAGCTAAAAGCTAAAAGCGACTTTGTCATAGTTCTTGGCTGTGAGGGCTTTAGCGTCTTTGGCAAAAGCGAGCTAAATTTAAAGCTAGCTAGAAATTTAAACGCACCAGTTTTTGATGAAAACGCAAGCGAGCTAAGGGTGTTAAATTTAAACTCAAAACTTCTAATCACCGATAATTTTGATGAAATTTTGAGCTACAAAGCTGACATCATCACACCATTTAAATTTCAAAGCTTGCTTCTAAAAAGAGCTAAAGCGGCGAACAAAACCGTTGTTTTACCAGAGAGTGACGATGAGAGAATTTTAAAAGCGGCCCACATCATACTAGAAAAAGATGCGGCAAATATCATCTTGCTAGGACTTGAAGATGAAATTTCAAAAAAAGCGGCCGCTTTGGGGCTAAATTTAAGCAAAGCAAAGGTGCTAAACCCAGCACAAAACGAGCTGACAGATGAATTTGCAAAGAAAATTTATGAGCTTAGAAAGCATAAAGGCGTGGATGAAGCCAAGGCAAATATGCTTGCAAGAGATAAAATTTACTTTGCTACGATGCTAATTCATGAAGGCATAGCTGATGCCTTAGTAAGTGGCGCTACGATGAGCACAGCTGATACGATCCGTCCAGCTTTACAGATCATAAAAACAAAGCCAAATGTAAGTGTGGTAAGTGGGGCATTTTTCATGGCACTTGAAGAGGAAATTTTGCTTTTTGCCGACTGCGCCGTCACGCCAAATCCAAGCACAGATGAGCTAGCTAGTATCACGCTAAGTAGCGCTCAAACGGCAAGCGCTTTTGGACTTAGCCCAAAGATCGCTATGTTGAGCTACTCTACGGCTGAGAGTGGAAGTGGGCCTGATGTGGAATTTGTAAAAGAAGCTGCCAAAAAGGCGAGCGATCTTGATGCGAATTTAAAAATTGCAGCGCCAATTCAGTTTGACGCGGCCGTTGATCTAAGCGTGGCTAGTAAAAAAATGCCAAACTCAGAGGTAGCTGGGCATGCAAATGTCTTTATCTTTCCAAATTTAAACTGCGGAAACATCTGTTATAAAGCAGTTCAGCGAAGCGCAAATGCTCTAGCTGTGGGTCCGATACTTCAAGGGTTAAAAAAGCCGGTAAATGACCTAAGCCGCGGTTGCCTTGTCGAAGACGTGGTAAATACCATCTTAATCAGTGCCATACAAGCAGGAGAATAA
- the lpxD gene encoding UDP-3-O-(3-hydroxymyristoyl)glucosamine N-acyltransferase has product MKLNEIASKVNATFCGEDIEIFALNSLKNANKAELTYCDGEKNAKFISNSNAGAILVTKALLDLVPAGMVALVCDNPHLAFALLSKDYAKPLFCEPKPSNIAKSAKIMPNVYIGSNVSIGENTIVMAGAFLGDNVTIGKNCIIHPNVVIYNDCVIGNECHLLANCVIGSDGFGYAHTKTGEHVKIYHNGNVVLGDFVEIGACTTIDRGVFESTMIANYTKIDNLVQIGHNCELGNGCLIVSQTGLAGSTVLGRNVVMGGQSGSAGHVKVGDFAQIAARGGVSKDLPGGKKYAGAYPIMELSDQFKLQAKILRFFKKN; this is encoded by the coding sequence ATGAAACTAAATGAAATAGCCTCAAAAGTAAATGCTACTTTTTGCGGAGAAGATATAGAAATTTTTGCCTTAAATTCTTTAAAAAATGCAAATAAAGCTGAGCTAACATACTGCGATGGCGAGAAAAATGCTAAATTTATAAGCAACTCAAATGCTGGAGCTATTTTGGTCACAAAAGCCCTTTTGGATCTGGTGCCAGCTGGCATGGTCGCACTTGTCTGCGACAATCCACATCTTGCATTTGCCTTGCTTAGTAAAGATTATGCAAAGCCGCTTTTTTGCGAGCCAAAACCATCAAATATCGCCAAGAGTGCAAAGATAATGCCAAATGTCTACATAGGCTCAAATGTGAGCATTGGTGAAAATACGATAGTCATGGCTGGAGCATTTTTGGGCGATAATGTGACTATCGGTAAAAACTGCATCATCCACCCAAACGTAGTCATCTACAACGACTGCGTCATCGGTAACGAGTGCCACCTACTAGCAAACTGTGTGATTGGAAGCGATGGCTTTGGCTATGCGCATACAAAAACTGGCGAGCATGTAAAAATTTATCACAATGGCAACGTAGTTTTAGGCGATTTTGTCGAGATCGGCGCTTGCACGACGATAGATCGCGGCGTCTTTGAAAGCACGATGATCGCAAACTACACAAAGATAGACAATCTCGTTCAAATAGGTCACAACTGTGAGCTTGGAAATGGCTGCCTAATAGTCTCACAAACTGGCCTTGCTGGCTCAACAGTGCTAGGCAGAAACGTCGTAATGGGCGGACAAAGTGGCTCAGCTGGTCATGTAAAAGTGGGTGACTTCGCGCAGATCGCAGCACGTGGAGGCGTTAGCAAAGATCTACCTGGTGGCAAAAAATACGCTGGAGCTTATCCGATAATGGAGCTTTCAGATCAGTTTAAACTTCAAGCAAAAATTTTGAGATTTTTTAAGAAAAATTGA
- the ilvN gene encoding acetolactate synthase small subunit, with protein MRRTISVIVLNEHGVLARISGLFAGRGYNIDTLTVAPIPESNFSRLSIVTSGDERVLEQIVKQLHKLIPTYKVIESGEFVEKEMALVKIPLGENFAGLEAILKAYNGIVTNTNENYIVVMVADDASRIESFLKSIKKFNPVDVVRGGSVIMDI; from the coding sequence ATCAGAAGAACGATTTCGGTTATAGTTTTAAATGAACACGGCGTTTTGGCTAGAATTTCTGGGCTTTTTGCGGGCAGGGGCTACAATATCGACACGCTCACAGTTGCTCCAATACCTGAGAGCAACTTCTCAAGACTGAGCATCGTAACTAGTGGCGACGAGAGAGTTTTAGAGCAGATCGTAAAGCAGCTTCATAAGCTCATACCAACGTATAAAGTCATAGAAAGTGGCGAATTTGTCGAAAAAGAGATGGCTCTTGTGAAAATTCCGCTTGGTGAAAATTTTGCTGGCCTTGAAGCGATACTAAAGGCATACAACGGTATCGTGACAAACACAAACGAAAACTACATCGTTGTCATGGTGGCTGACGATGCGAGTAGGATCGAGAGCTTTTTAAAATCGATAAAGAAATTTAACCCAGTTGACGTCGTACGTGGCGGATCTGTGATAATGGATATATGA